One genomic region from Anabaena sp. PCC 7108 encodes:
- a CDS encoding sulfate ABC transporter substrate-binding protein, translating into MRYNFSKTAKLFPTTRPVFLPFKFYSALFLVAGLSASAILPVSAGTAPKNQLISQKSKTVEITLVSYAVTKAAYAKIIPNFVAKWKKEKGQEVTIKQSYGGSGSQTRAVIDGLGADVVALALALDTKKIEKAGLINPGWEKEAPNGSIVTHSVVALETRAGNPKKIKTWNDLVKPGVKIVTANPKTSGGARWNFLALWGAVTKNGGNESQALNFVTQAFKNVVVLPKDARESSDAFYKKGQGDVLLNYENEVILAAQQGKTDTSYEVPSTNISIDAPVAVVDKNVDKHGTREVSEAFVKFLFTPEAQREFAKVGFRPVNATVAKEVQSKFPKITRLYTVGNLGGWDAVQEKFFDDGAIFDKIQGGRR; encoded by the coding sequence ATGAGATATAATTTCTCCAAAACTGCGAAACTCTTTCCCACAACAAGACCAGTATTTTTACCTTTTAAATTCTATTCTGCGTTGTTTTTAGTAGCAGGATTGAGTGCAAGCGCCATACTACCTGTATCTGCAGGTACAGCCCCAAAAAATCAACTGATTAGTCAAAAAAGTAAGACAGTTGAAATTACCTTAGTTTCTTACGCAGTAACCAAAGCTGCTTACGCGAAAATTATTCCCAATTTTGTGGCGAAATGGAAGAAGGAAAAAGGTCAAGAAGTGACAATTAAGCAAAGCTATGGTGGTTCTGGCTCCCAAACTCGTGCTGTAATTGATGGTTTAGGCGCAGATGTAGTAGCTTTAGCATTAGCTTTAGATACCAAAAAAATTGAAAAAGCAGGATTGATTAACCCAGGTTGGGAGAAAGAAGCCCCCAATGGTTCAATTGTTACCCATTCAGTAGTTGCATTAGAAACTCGTGCTGGTAATCCGAAAAAGATTAAAACTTGGAATGATTTAGTCAAACCAGGTGTGAAAATTGTCACAGCTAATCCCAAAACTTCTGGTGGTGCTAGATGGAATTTCTTAGCTTTGTGGGGTGCAGTGACTAAGAATGGCGGAAATGAGTCCCAGGCGCTTAATTTTGTCACCCAGGCTTTTAAAAATGTTGTTGTACTACCCAAAGATGCGAGAGAATCTAGTGATGCTTTTTACAAAAAAGGTCAGGGAGATGTCTTACTCAATTATGAAAACGAGGTTATATTAGCTGCACAACAAGGAAAAACAGACACTTCTTACGAAGTTCCCTCAACTAATATTTCCATAGATGCACCTGTGGCAGTTGTCGATAAGAATGTAGATAAGCATGGAACCCGTGAGGTGTCAGAAGCTTTCGTTAAGTTTCTTTTCACTCCAGAAGCACAGCGTGAGTTTGCTAAAGTTGGTTTCCGACCAGTTAACGCCACTGTAGCTAAAGAAGTACAAAGTAAATTCCCCAAAATTACTCGACTATACACTGTAGGGAATCTTGGTGGTTGGGATGCTGTTCAGGAGAAGTTCTTTGATGATGGTGCTATTTTTGACAAAATTCAAGGTGGACGGCGTTAA